A portion of the Malania oleifera isolate guangnan ecotype guangnan chromosome 3, ASM2987363v1, whole genome shotgun sequence genome contains these proteins:
- the LOC131152231 gene encoding RNA-dependent RNA polymerase 6 yields MELGGSEKNMVITQVSFGGFDRCVTAKEFSKFLEDNIGLVWRCRLKTSWTPPESYPDFEAINAAQNQRTINNYEKVEPHAFVHFVSPDSASWALDAAGRCDLFFGGKPLKVSLGPENPFRINQRRRTTTPYKLSDVRVEIGGLVSRDEFFVGWRGPSTGVDFLVDPFDGTCKFLFTRDTAFSFKSRANHTVIKCNYKVEFLVRDINEIRQFKDSSSLIILLQLDSSPLVFYRTADDDIEDSVPFDLLDDDDPWIRTTDFTPSGAIGRCNTYRISIPPRHGLKLMKAMKYFRERRIPDDSPRHQLRIRDEPDFGTPMTDPFFCIQYRKGMPFELLFLLNAVMHRGIICQHQLSDMFYDLLWRQPKEVNIAALKHICSYKRPLFDPSKRLKLVQEWLLKNPKLLQIPKQLEDIVEVRRLVITPTKAYCLPPEVELSNRVLRNYREVADRFLRVTFMDEGMQTINSNVLNFYVAPIVKEITSNYYPQKTRVFRRVKSILTDGFYLCSRKYSFLAFSSNQLRDRSAWFFADDKNISVMDVKKWMGKFTNKNVAKCAARMGQCFSSTYATVEVPSSEVNSEFPDIKRNEYVFSDGIGMITPDLATEIAEKLKLMDNPPSAYQIRYAGCKGVVACWPAEDDGIRMCLRPSMNKFRSDHTILEVCSWTRFQPGFLNRQIVTLLSALNVPDEIFWKMQTHMIYRLEEMLVNADVAFDVLMASCAEQGHTAAIMLSAGFKPQTEPHLRGMLSSIRAGQFWGLREKARIFVPSGRWLMGCLDELGVLEHGQCFIQVSTPSLENCFSKHGSRFTETQEKRQIIRGLVVMAKNPCLHPGDIRVLEAVDAPGLHHLYDCLVFPQKGDRPHTNEASGSDLDGDLYFVTWDENLIPPSKRSWIPMEYAAVEAKTLSREVNQQDIIDFFTRNMVNESLGAICNAHVVHADRSEYGALDEKCITLAELAATAVDFPKTGKIVTMPHNLKPKMYPDFMGKEEFRSYNSDKILGKLYRQIKDIYSEDVAESFKRTINPQEIPYDMDLEIPGSEDFIVPAWDLKCSYDGQLNGLLGQYKVNREEEVVTGHIWSMPKYNSRKHGELKERLKHSYSALRKEFRQIFEKMNSDFEELADDERNKKYEQKASAWYQVTYHPNWVKKTLELQGPDSGEEVVMLSFAWIAADYLARIKIRCRGTRGTDSSKPIDCLARMLSKMTTD; encoded by the exons ATGGAGTTAGGGGGGAGTGAAAAAAATATGGTAATAACTCAAGTTAGTTTTGGTGGGTTTGACAGATGTGTCACTgccaaagaattttcaaaatttttggaaGATAATATTGGGCTCGTTTGGAGGTGTAGATTGAAGACTTCCTGGACCCCTCCCGAGTCATATCCAGATTTTGAGGCCATCAATGCCGCACAGAATCAAAGAACAATTAATAATTATGAAAAAGTGGAACCCCACGCATTTGTGCATTTTGTGTCACCTGATTCGGCTTCGTGGGCTCTGGATGCTGCAGGGCGTTGTgatcttttttttggggggaagCCTTTGAAGGTTAGTTTGGGGCCAGAGAATCCATTCCGCATCAATCAGAGGAGGAGAACCACTACTCCCTACAAGCTATCTGATGTGCGTGTTGAGATTGGAGGCTTGGTTAGTCGAGATGAGTTCTTTGTTGGCTGGAGAGGGCCTTCTACAGGGGTTGATTTTCTTGTAGATCCCTTTGATGGGACATGCAAATTTCTTTTCACAAGGGACACTGCATTCTCTTTCAAAAGCAGAGCCAATCATACAGTGATAAAGTGCAATTATAAGGTGGAATTTTTAGTTAGAGACATCAATGAGATCAGACAATTTAAGGACTCATCATCTTTAATAATTTTACTGCAGCTGGATTCATCTCCTTTGGTTTTTTATAGAACTGCTGATGACGATATTGAAGATTCAGTTCCATTTGATTTGTTGGATGATGATGACCCATGGATACGGACCACAGATTTTACACCCAGTGGTGCAATTGGCCGATGCAATACTTACAGAATATCAATCCCACCCCGTCATGGTTTGAAACTGATGAAAGCTATGAAATATTTTAGAGAACGTAGGATACCAGATGACAGCCCCAGACACCAGCTTAGGATCAGGGATGAACCTGATTTTGGGACTCCCATGACTGATCCTTTCTTCTGTATTCAATACAGGAAAGGTATGCCTTTTGAGTTACTGTTTTTGTTGAATGCTGTCATGCACAGAGGCATTATCTGCCAGCACCAGCTATCGGACATGTTCTATGATTTATTGTGGAGGCAGCCGAAGGAGGTCAATATTGCTGCTTTAAAGCACATATGTTCCTACAAGCGTCCATTGTTTGATCCATCTAAGAGGCTGAAGCTTGTGCAAGAATGGTTGTTGAAGAATCCTAAGCTTCTCCAGATTCCTAAGCAGTTAGAGGATATAGTTGAAGTGAGGAGGTTGGTCATTACCCCAACCAAAGCGTATTGCCTCCCACCGGAAGTTGAACTTTCCAACAGGGTTCTTAGAAATTATAGAGAAGTTGCTGATCGATTTCTAAGGGTTACTTTCATGGATGAAGGGATGCAGACAATAAATTCAaatgttttgaatttttatgttGCTCCTATTGTGAAAGAAATCACCTCAAATTACTATCCGCAGAAAACCAGAGTATTTAGAAGGGTGAAGAGCATTTTAACTGATGGATTTTATTTATGCAGTCGGAAGTACTCTTTTCTAGCCTTTTCATCTAACCAGTTGAGAGATCGTTCTGCCTGGTTTTTTGCTGATGATAAGAACATAAGCGTGATGGATGTCAAAAAATGGATGGGAAAATTCACAAACAAGAATGTTGCTAAGTGTGCTGCTAGGATGGGACAGTGCTTCTCCTCCACTTACGCCACAGTAGAAGTTCCATCAAGTGAAGTTAATTCAGAGTTCCCTGACATCAAGAGGAATGAATATGTTTTCTCTGATGGAATTGGCATGATAACACCTGATCTAGCAACAGAAATTGCAGAGAAGCTGAAATTGATGGACAACCCACCTTCTGCATACCAAATAAGATATGCTGGTTGCAAAGGGGTTGTTGCTTGCTGGCCAGCGGAAGATGATGGGATCCGCATGTGTTTAAGGCCTAGCATGAACAAGTTTCGGTCTGACCACACTATTCTTGAAGTTTGTTCTTGGACACGGTTTCAGCCAGGATTCTTAAACAGGCAGATAGTGACGTTGCTTTCAGCCTTGAATGTTCCTGATGAAATATTCTGGAAAATGCAGACCCATATGATTTACAGACTTGAAGAAATGCTTGTCAATGCCGATGTAGCTTTTGATGTTCTTATGGCATCCTGTGCAGAGCAAGGACATACAGCAGCTATCATGTTGAGCGCTGGTTTCAAGCCTCAGACAGAACCACATCTCAGGGGCATGTTATCTTCCATAAGAGCTGGACAGTTTTGGGGTCTTAGAGAGAAAGCTAGGATTTTTGTTCCTTCTGGACGGTGGTTAATGGGTTGCTTGGATGAGCTTGGGGTACTTGAACACGGTCAATGTTTTATCCAAGTGTCAACCCCTTCGTTGGAGAACTGTTTCTCAAAGCATGGCTCTAGGTTTACTGAGACACAGGAAAAACGGCAAATCATCCGGGGGCTTGTAGTTATGGCTAAGAACCCTTGTCTTCATCCAGGAGATATACGAGTTCTGGAAGCCGTAGATGCCCCTGGTTTGCATCACCTCTATGATTGTCTCGTTTTCCCTCAAAAGGGAGATAGGCCCCATACAAATGAAGCGTCAGGTAGTGATCTTGATGGGGACTTGTACTTTGTTACTTGGGATGAAAATCTTATCCCACCAAGCAAGAGAAGCTGGATTCCAATGGAGTATGCTGCAGTAGAAGCCAAAACATTGTCTCGTGAAGTCAATCAGCAG GACATAATAGACTTCTTTACCAGAAACATGGTGAATGAGAGCCTAGGTGCAATTTGCAATGCTCATGTGGTTCATGCTGACCGCAGTGAATATGGAGCATTGGATGAGAAGTGTATTACATTGGCAGAGCTTGCTGCCACAGCTGTTGATTTTCCAAAAACTGGCAAGATAGTGACCATGCCCCACAATCTTAAACCTAAAATGTACCCAGACTTCATGGGAAAAGAAGAGTTCCGGTCATACAACTCCGATAAAATCTTGGGCAAGCTTTACCGCCAGATTAAAGATATTTATAGTGAAGACGTGGCAGAATCTTTTAAGCGAACTATCAATCCTCAAGAAATTCCTTATGACATGGATCTTGAGATTCCAGGATCTGAAGATTTTATTGTTCCTGCTTGGGATCTTAAATGTTCTTATGATGGACAGCTGAATGGTTTGCTGGGACAGTATAAAGTAAACAGAGAAGAGGAGGTTGTAACAGGTCACATTTGGTCGATGCCAAAGTACAACAGTAGAAAGCATGGGGAACTGAAGGAGAGGCTCAAGCATTCTTACAGTGCTCTGAGGAAAGAGTTCAGgcaaatttttgagaaaatgaaCTCAGATTTTGAGGAACTTGCTGATGATGAGAGGAACAAGAAGTATGAACAGAAGGCCTCAGCCTGGTACCAGGTCACTTACCATCCTAACTGGGTGAAGAAGACTCTTGAATTGCAAGGGCCAGATTCTGGAGAGGAAGTGGTGATGTTGAGCTTTGCCTGGATAGCTGCCGATTATCTTGCCCGTATCAAGATTAGGTGCAGGGGAACAAGAGGAACCGATTCTTCTAAGCCAATTGATTGTCTGGCTAGAATGCTAAGTAAAATGACAACAGACTGA